GGAGGCCTTTTATCCCTTGCCCCGAACTGAAGAAGGCAAAAACTTTAAATCCTCCACTTCCTTCTTCCCCTCCATGCAGGGTGGTCGCTTTTGGCGCTCCTGAGCCCCTCTTCTCGACCGCCTTAGTCAGGAGTTTTGTTTCCACTGGAGGTGCCTCAAATGGACGAGTTTAAGGTTACGCCATGGGACGTAGAGGGCATGGTCGACTACGACAAGCTCATAGAGCAGTTTGGGACAACCCCACTCACAGACGACCTCCTTGAGAGGACGGCAAGGCTAACTGGGAGTGAACTTCCAATATTTTTCAGGAGGCGCTTTTTCTTCTCCCACAGGGACTACGACAAAATCCTTGCCGACTACGAGAGCGGAAGGGGCTTCTTCCTCTACACGGGAAGGGGCCCGAGCGGTCCGATGCACATCGGCCACATCATCCCCTTCTTCGCCACCAAGTGGCTCCAGGATAAGTTCGGGGTTAACCTGTACATCCAGATAACCGACGACGAGAAGTTCCTCTTCAAGGAGAAGCTGAGCTTTGAGGATACAAAGTACTGGGCGTATCAGAACATCCTTGATATAATAGCTGTGGGCTTCGACCCAGATAAGACCTTCATCTTCCAGAACAGCGAGTTCACGAAGATATACGAGATGGCCCTGCCGATAGCGAAGAAGATAAACTTCTCGATGGCGAGGGCCGTTTTCGGCTTTACAGAGCAGAGCAAGATTGGGATGATTTTCTACCCGGCGATACAGGCGGCGCCTACCTTCTTCGAGAAGAGGCGCTGTTTAATTCCAGCGGCAATTGACCAAGACCCCTACTGGCGCTTACAGAGGGACTTTGCAGAGAGCCTCGGCTACTACAAAACCGCTGCCCTTCACTCGAAGTTCGTCCCGCCGCTCACGGGCCTTGAGGGCAAAATGAGTGCGAGCAAACCGGAAACGGCCGTTTACCTAACCGACGACCCGGAGGAAGCCGGAAGGAAGATATGGAGATTCGCCTTGACCGGTGGCCAGCCAACGCTTAAGGAGCAACACGAAAAGGGCGGAAACCCCGACAGGTGCGTCGTCTTCAAGTGGCTTGAGATATTCTTCGAGCCCGATGACGAGAAGCTCATGGAGCGCTATAGAGCCTGCAAAGCCGGCGAGCTGACCTGTGGCGAGTGCAAGCGCTACCTCATCAAGAAGGTTCAGGACTTCCTCAAGGAGCACCAGAAGAAGAGAAAGGAAGCGGAAAAGAAAGTCGAGAAGTTCAAGTATACCGGAGAGCTGGCTAGAGAGCAGTGGGATAAAGCCATCCCTGAGGCCTTGAAAGAGTAACCTTTTTATGTCCTCTTCCCACTTTTACTTGGTGGTAAATGTGGGTTCCAGACCCATTCTGGCTGTGGTTATAATACTCCTTGTTTTAGTTTCTGGCTGTATTGGAGGGAAAACATCTACAACGTCAACGGGTACGTCCTCGGGGACCTCCCAGATCCAGACTTCAGCAACGTCACACTCAGTGCCTCCATGGGAATACGGGAACGCGAAGGTAATCAAGGGGGCTACAGTTAGGAGCATAGACTTCCACTGGAAGGAAATGGGGGTGTATACCGGGAACCTCTACCTCACCTACTCAAGGGGCATCGTTACCGTGAACTTCACGGGCGTGATGAGGAACGACAGGGCAAAGGCCATCGAGGTTCTGGAGGAGGTGCCCAACGAAAAGCCCTCGGTTATAAACATCACCGTCATCGTGAACGGAAAGGTCGTTGACCTTGCCTCACCCCCCGTCGAGGTCTACGCCTATCCTAAGGTTTACAGGGGCCACTTCGGCTATCCACACTCCGGCTGGCTCGTTCTCTACAGGATTCCGGTAAACGAGTCGATTTTCAATCTGACCCTGATTTCAAGGTTCGATTACGGAAAATACACCTCTATGTATAATCCAGAGTGGGCCCTCGCCGTCCCGGTGATTCTTGGCGCCGTCCCGGTGGTGCATAACCTCAGTCTTAACATCCACTACACCATTCCCGGTGAAAATCTCGTTATTCCAGCATACGGCATCTTCTCGGGCAGTGGAACCTTGAGAAACTTTAATGAGCTGGGCAATCTTAGATATGCCTACATCTACCCCAATTTGGTTGTCAAGAACGTTTCCGTCGGGAGCTTTAACATTACGATGGTCTTCCTCGGGAACTGGTACTCGGGAGACACATACGAGAAACTCGTCAACGTTACCCGGATTGGACTCAATACCTTCGCGGAATACACCGGCTACGATGCAAAGGGGAGAGTGTGGTATGTACAGCACCCTTACCTAGCCAATTCCTATGCTTCACTCACCAAGAACGCCGTTTACCTCAAGCGTTACCTGGATTACGGTTCAGTGTTCTACGTTCTGTACGAGGACTGGCTCCTGTGGTCGAACGGTCTGCTCTCTCCATCACTCGTGAACTTCATGGGCATGTGGCCAATCTTCGTCAGCATGAGGGAAACTAATCCGCAGTATGCCAGGGAATTCGTTAAATTCATGGATTCCTACGCCCTCGGCTATACGTCCAACCTGACGCTGGCTCAGGCTATATCAGGTAACGAGTCCGGAAACATAGTCTTTGGAAGGGGATTCTTTGTCCTCCGCTCCCTCTCAGCGATTATCGGGAACGAGAGCATGGCCAAGGCTTACCGGGTGATATTCAAGAAGTACAGCCGCAGGGCCGGGGTTAACAGCTTGGACACCGGAACATTGCAGAGAATTTTTGAGAACGTGAGTGGCCAGAGGTTGGACTGGTTCTTTGAGGAGTGGTTCAAAACGAACCTCGTTCCCAGCTACAACGTTAAGGATTTGAAGCTCGAAAACGGCTCCGCCTACAGACTGACCTTCAGGCTCGTTGACTCCTCTGGCTTCACGATGCCCGTAGAGATCGCGGTCTACGACTCCAACGGAACGGCCATTGTAAAGAAGACGGTGTGGGTCAGGAAAGGGCTCGGTGATGTGGACTTCGTCCTGGATAAGAGACCATTGGAGATAGTCGTTGACCCCGGCGACTTCATCCTGAACCCCAAGGTTCAGACCACGGTTAACGGGGTATCGGTTTTCGTTAATTAGTCCTTTTCTCTTCTATTCGGGGTTCCGTGGTTGAGAAGGGTTAATTAACAAGTGAAGAGGGCTAAAAATTAAAACCCCCACCCCTCTCTGCTCTCTTCTTCCTCCTCTTTCCCGCTGAGCTCCACTCTGAACGTCCTCTCCTCCCTTACGTCGGGTCTCAGCGGAATGTCGAGGACTGCCCTTAGGATGAAATCGCCGTGCCCCATAACCGTTCCCTCAAGGTGCCT
The nucleotide sequence above comes from Thermococcus sp.. Encoded proteins:
- a CDS encoding tryptophan--tRNA ligase, with the protein product MDEFKVTPWDVEGMVDYDKLIEQFGTTPLTDDLLERTARLTGSELPIFFRRRFFFSHRDYDKILADYESGRGFFLYTGRGPSGPMHIGHIIPFFATKWLQDKFGVNLYIQITDDEKFLFKEKLSFEDTKYWAYQNILDIIAVGFDPDKTFIFQNSEFTKIYEMALPIAKKINFSMARAVFGFTEQSKIGMIFYPAIQAAPTFFEKRRCLIPAAIDQDPYWRLQRDFAESLGYYKTAALHSKFVPPLTGLEGKMSASKPETAVYLTDDPEEAGRKIWRFALTGGQPTLKEQHEKGGNPDRCVVFKWLEIFFEPDDEKLMERYRACKAGELTCGECKRYLIKKVQDFLKEHQKKRKEAEKKVEKFKYTGELAREQWDKAIPEALKE